The region TAACAAAATAAAATTTGTAGGGGTGGGGAATTCTCCCCACCCATCATATTAATTGAATATTAATAACCATAAATGAAAGGTAGTAGGAGGGATTCTACGAGTGATTGCCGTAATAGGTAGTAGTAATATGGATATAGTTTTTAATGTTGAACATTTAACACTTCCAGGAGAAACTCAAAAAGCTAATTCTTTGAATTTTTATTTTGGAGGAAAAGGTGCAAACCAAGCTGTAACAGTTGCAAAACTGTCAAATAAAACTGTCTACTTTTGTACATGTTTGGGAGAAGATGAGTATGGAAATCAAATTTCTGAAAATTATAAAAAATATGACATTCAAGGATATTACATTGAAAAGGGTGAAAAGACCGGAAGCGCTTTTATTGAGGTAGAAAAAACCGGAGAAAATAGAATTATACTATTCACAGGAGCTAATGATAAAGTTGATAAGGATAAAATAGATTTATTTCTGAACAATTACGAAGAGAAGATAGATATTTGTTTACTACAAAATGAAATTCCCCCAGAAAGTGTTGAGTATTCAATTTTAAGGTTAAACAAAAAAGGAATCAAAATCGTTTATGATCCCGCTCCGGTAATGAGCACAAATATATCTGTATTGGGAAAAGTTGATTTTTTGACTCCTAATGAAACTGAATTTACATTTTTGTGTGATAAATTGAATATTCCTGAAAATTGGGTTTTTGAGGACAAAGCTTTAGCTTTTAAAAGATTATCAAAAGTTAGTAATTTGATAATAAAATTGGGAGAAAAAGGCTGTTTTTATATAGACAATAAAGAAAATTATGGTTATATAAAAGCTTTAAAGGTAAAAGCAATTGATACTACTGCAGCTGGCGATGTTTTCAATGGAGCGTTTTCTGTATATTATGAAAAAACGCAAAACTTTATTGACAGTCTTAAATTTGCAAATGCTGCATCAGCTATTTCTGTAACAAGAAAAGGTGCTCAATCTTCTATACCTTCCTATGAAGAAGTGCCTTTTAAAGATTAGATTGAAGATTTCTCTTTTAATGAGGGGTTAGCTTTTCCATTAAATGAACTTTTATTATGTAATTAATGGTAAAGCTAACTCTTTATTTTTACAATATGCCATTTCTTTAATCAAATTTTAAGGCTGATTCTTTATCATTATTTAAAAGATGATATTTATATGACTTTAATATCTAAAATTTAGAATTTATTAGTGTTCATAAAGAAAAAATCTTTTCCTTTCTCAATATATTTTCAAAAGAACCTATAAATCAGGAGTTAGGAGGTGGGAACATGATGAAAAATGCAAAGTTTCTTGTGGCGCTTTTAATTTTTCTTCTGTTTATTGTGTCAACATTTGCTAACAGAACCACAAGTAATATCAAATTAAATGACCACATTTATATACATTCAGTTTTATTAAACAACGAAAATTCATTAGAGATCATGGATATTCTAGGGATGATTGAAAAAAACAATAATAAAAAAATTTTTATAAGTGAATATTATTTTGTCCTACAAAAGGATTACAAAAAAGAGTTAGAAAACATCAAGGACATGTATTCCCAAGAAAATTATTATTGGCATTATATAAAAAATAGAGCTTCTTTAGCTACTATAAACACTGAAAAGAATACTTTTAAAAATATTTCTCAGGATAAAATTGTAACCAATACAAAATTTTTTAAGAATGATTATTCTAAAGTTATGAAAAGTACCTCTTTACATACTTTTGTTCATAAAGATAAGCTTAATATTTTTCTTTTAAATTTTAATAAAGTTTTACCAAATATTATAGAAGTAAAACCAAATATATTTATCTTTTCTTAATGATTAATTAAAAATTTATATGATAGAATATGGTAGAATATTAATTAGGATGTTGTTTCATATCTATAAAATTCTGATTTAAATAATAAATATCTCAGAAGGAGGGGTATTAATGAAAAAGGTAGTAGTAACTTTATTAGTTGCGGTTTTAGCAGTTTTTAGTTTTGCAGCATTTGAAGTAACAGGTGGATATGCTCATACATCAGTTAGTTCAACTGACACAGCAGTTGCAAGTGATGTATCTTTCAATGGGTTAAGCATAGGTGCAAACTATTTGTACGAAGATTTGGGTTTCGTTGAAGGTGGAGCTTTAGTATTAGGTGGAGCATTTGATTATTACTTCCCAGTTAAAGCAACTGTAGAAGCCACTTCTGTCGAATTTACTCAAATGGATATCACATTGAATCTTGGATACAGACAAAGCTTAAATCCTTTCTTACCAGAGCTTCCAGTTGATTTATTTGTTGAAGGGTTATTTAACTATTCATTTGGTTTAGGCGACGCTAAATTAACTAGTTCATCGTTAGCATTTGGCGGTGGAGCTGGAGCAGCCTTTGTAGTACAAAATCTAGACGTAAAAGTTGGGGCAGATATATTATTTGCAAAACCAACTATAGTTGATGATTACAAAGAAGATTATAAAAACTCATTCAAACCCAAATTTAAAGTTTTTGCAGGGGTTGAATTCTAAAAAAGTT is a window of Defluviitoga tunisiensis DNA encoding:
- the rbsK gene encoding ribokinase, whose product is MIAVIGSSNMDIVFNVEHLTLPGETQKANSLNFYFGGKGANQAVTVAKLSNKTVYFCTCLGEDEYGNQISENYKKYDIQGYYIEKGEKTGSAFIEVEKTGENRIILFTGANDKVDKDKIDLFLNNYEEKIDICLLQNEIPPESVEYSILRLNKKGIKIVYDPAPVMSTNISVLGKVDFLTPNETEFTFLCDKLNIPENWVFEDKALAFKRLSKVSNLIIKLGEKGCFYIDNKENYGYIKALKVKAIDTTAAGDVFNGAFSVYYEKTQNFIDSLKFANAASAISVTRKGAQSSIPSYEEVPFKD
- a CDS encoding outer membrane beta-barrel protein, translating into MKKVVVTLLVAVLAVFSFAAFEVTGGYAHTSVSSTDTAVASDVSFNGLSIGANYLYEDLGFVEGGALVLGGAFDYYFPVKATVEATSVEFTQMDITLNLGYRQSLNPFLPELPVDLFVEGLFNYSFGLGDAKLTSSSLAFGGGAGAAFVVQNLDVKVGADILFAKPTIVDDYKEDYKNSFKPKFKVFAGVEF